A single Gasterosteus aculeatus chromosome 2, fGasAcu3.hap1.1, whole genome shotgun sequence DNA region contains:
- the tnnt2a gene encoding troponin T type 2a (cardiac) isoform X2 → MRHSEEETTEGEQAVEEEEVEEPEEEAADDEAVQEVDDPAAEDDANEEQDGEEEAEDEGEEAKPKFKPFIMPNLIPPKIPDGEKVDFDDIHRKRMEKDLMELQTLIEVHFESRKKEEHDIVHLKDRIDKRRAERAEQQRIRSERDKERQKRLEDERTRKEDEEAKRRADEDAKKKKTLTSLHFGGYMQKLTEKRSGKRQTEREKKKKILSDRRKSLDIENLSLDQLKEKAKELWEWMQQLEAEKFDLQYQITGQKYEVFATAHNGRSSNKAQGVMDLVEKTFACFLSCRSMC, encoded by the exons ATGCGTCACTCAGAAGAGGAGACTACTGAAG GGGAGCAGgcggtagaggaggaggaggtggaggagcccgaggaggaggcggcagatGACG AGGCCGTGCAGGAAGTCGACGATCCCGCGGCAGAGGACGACGCCAATGAAGAACAAG atggagaggaagaagcggaggatgaaggag agGAGGCCAAACCGAAATTCAA GCCATTTATCATGCCCAACCTCATCCCTCCTAAGATCCCAGATGGAGAGAAGGTGGATTTTGAT GATATACATCGTAAAAGGATGGAGAAAGACCTGATGGAGCTCCAGACTTTGATCGAGGTTCACTTTGAGAGCAGAAAGAAGGAAGAACATGACATTGTTCATCTCAAGGACCGGATT GACAAGCGTCGCGCCGAGCGAGCAGAGCAGCAACGAATCCGGAGTGAGAGAGATAAAGAGCGACAGAAGCGCCTTGAG gatGAGAGAACTCgcaaggaggacgaggaggccaAGAGGAGAGCAGATGAGGatgcgaagaagaagaaaaccctcACCAGCCTCCACTTTGGAGGTTACATGCAGAAGTTG ACCGAAAAACGCAGCGGTAAGAGGcagactgagagagagaagaagaagaaaatcctgAGTGACAGACGCAAATCTCTGGACATCGAAAACTTGAGCCTGGACCAACTCAA GGAGAAAGCCAAAGAGCTGTGGGAGTGgatgcagcagctggaggccgaAAAGTTTGATCTGCAGTACCAGATCACCGGCCAGAAATATGAGGTGTTTGCTACAGCACACAACGGCCGTTCCTCAAATAAGGCACAGGGTGTAATGGACCTTGTTGAAAAAACGTTTGcgtgttttctttcttgcagATCAATGTGCTGA
- the tnnt2a gene encoding troponin T type 2a (cardiac) isoform X4 yields the protein MRHSEEETTEGEQAVEEEEVEEPEEEAADDEAVQEVDDPAAEDDANEEQDGEEEAEDEGEEAKPKFKPFIMPNLIPPKIPDGEKVDFDDIHRKRMEKDLMELQTLIEVHFESRKKEEHDIVHLKDRIDKRRAERAEQQRIRSERDKERQKRLEDERTRKEDEEAKRRADEDAKKKKTLTSLHFGGYMQKLTEKRSGKRQTEREKKKKILSDRRKSLDIENLSLDQLKEKAKELWEWMQQLEAEKFDLQYQITGQKYEINVLRNRVSDHQKTSKRTKRGLRK from the exons ATGCGTCACTCAGAAGAGGAGACTACTGAAG GGGAGCAGgcggtagaggaggaggaggtggaggagcccgaggaggaggcggcagatGACG AGGCCGTGCAGGAAGTCGACGATCCCGCGGCAGAGGACGACGCCAATGAAGAACAAG atggagaggaagaagcggaggatgaaggag agGAGGCCAAACCGAAATTCAA GCCATTTATCATGCCCAACCTCATCCCTCCTAAGATCCCAGATGGAGAGAAGGTGGATTTTGAT GATATACATCGTAAAAGGATGGAGAAAGACCTGATGGAGCTCCAGACTTTGATCGAGGTTCACTTTGAGAGCAGAAAGAAGGAAGAACATGACATTGTTCATCTCAAGGACCGGATT GACAAGCGTCGCGCCGAGCGAGCAGAGCAGCAACGAATCCGGAGTGAGAGAGATAAAGAGCGACAGAAGCGCCTTGAG gatGAGAGAACTCgcaaggaggacgaggaggccaAGAGGAGAGCAGATGAGGatgcgaagaagaagaaaaccctcACCAGCCTCCACTTTGGAGGTTACATGCAGAAGTTG ACCGAAAAACGCAGCGGTAAGAGGcagactgagagagagaagaagaagaaaatcctgAGTGACAGACGCAAATCTCTGGACATCGAAAACTTGAGCCTGGACCAACTCAA GGAGAAAGCCAAAGAGCTGTGGGAGTGgatgcagcagctggaggccgaAAAGTTTGATCTGCAGTACCAGATCACCGGCCAGAAATATGAG ATCAATGTGCTGAGGAACCGAGTCAGCGACCACCAGAAAAC GTCCAAAAGGACCAAAAGAGGCCTGAGGAAATAA
- the phlda3 gene encoding pleckstrin homology-like domain family A member 3 — translation MSFPAKVMRDGQLEKRSSGLLQLWKKKRCALTEDGLRLRDCKGGGDAAAASTFAWSSKAKELRFERMATVDCVEYKRGLVYFTVVMATGKEIDFRCPQEGTAWNAEIALALVRYKNLQAVQTGRNRRLSGAHLGSTGEDEEL, via the coding sequence ATGTCCTTCCCGGCCAAAGTGATGCGCGACGGGCAGCTGGAGAAGCGCAGCAGCGGACTCCTCCAGCTGTGGAAGAAGAAGCGCTGCGCGCTCACCGAGGACGGACTCCGCCTGCGCGACTGCAAAGGCGgcggtgatgctgctgctgcttcgacCTTTGCTTGGAGCTCCAAAGCCAAGGAGCTCCGCTTCGAGCGCATGGCCACTGTGGATTGCGTGGAGTACAAGCGGGGGCTGGTGTATTTCACCGTGGTCATGGCTACGGGGAAGGAGATCGACTTTCGGTGTCCGCAGGAGGGCACGGCGTGGAACGCGGAGATCGCCTTGGCGCTGGTGCGCTATAAGAACCTGCAGGCCGTGCAGACGGGACGGAACAGGCGCCTGTCCGGCGCACACCTGGGCAGcacaggagaggatgaggagctctga
- the lad1 gene encoding ladinin-1 — protein MSISRKNWSALSSLARQWTVEDEEEVERERRRKVKSTSCGGDGDGDFSPTTGDVSPRDSAFGTDSTSETSQGLGSMDQIQLDFVEMLRVRDERRRMRHVETLRQQKEEGEAEGEACTGGGRVELLGDLEEHQASVLPSVKAPPRPPAPQNTSSYSRSNSSGSKTSTHTTNKQPENGESTSKHPDPKPPSNPARKFVSSVSISFDKSPSASGCTSPMSPRSPTAPREHRLSPCQTPSPGRPQSPDHSGHMGETRMNGSSSDGSFEQTAKPALVRQSSRTISFRMMRKKEEESAPLQRSASVRTAYKMSESNTDQNEDDDKSSSFQRNSKQRISSRSIKEKMERLAQAAQKSDVTRSPDVTQRTLFLLDEVSRKRGLFEKEQQAASPTSPGVSRQEFRSFRSGMSDRINRWLNKTNETGSTHNPTDLRHVDIISKRSLFESKDEGSVPNNSRGKI, from the exons ATGTCCATCAGTCGGAAGAACTGGTCGGCTCTGTCCAG CCTCGCTCGCCAGTGGAcggtggaggatgaggaggaggtggagagagagaggaggaggaaggtgaagaGTACGAGCTGCGGCGGCGACGGCGACGGCGACTTCAGCCCGACAACCGGAGACGTGTCTCCCAGGGACAGCGCCTTCGGGACGGACTCCACGAGTGAGACGTCCCAGGGCCTCGGCAG TATGGATCAGATCCAGCTGGACTTTGTGGAGATGCTGCGTGTCCGAGATGAGAGGCGGAGGATGAGGCACGTGGAGACGCTGAGGCAGCAGAAGGAAGAAGGGGAGGCTGAAGGGGAGGCCTGCACAGGAGGAGGCAGGGTGGAGCTGCTGGGGGACTTGGAGGAACATCAGGCCAGTGTGTTGCCCTCTGTGAAAGCCCCACCCAGACCACCCGCCCCCCAAAACACATCCTCCTACAGCCGCTCCAACAGCAGCGGCAGCAAAACCAGCACGcacaccacaaacaaacaa CCCGAAAACGGAGAGTCGACGAGCAAACACCCGGATCCCAAGCCGCCCTCCAACCCGGCTCGCAAGTTTGTCAG CTCGGTCTCCATCTCATTCGACAAAAGCCCCTCGGCCAGCGGGTGCACGAGTCCCATGAGCCCTCGCTCTCCCACGGCCCCGCGAGAACACAGGCTGTCGCCTTGCCAGACGCCCTCTCCCGGCAGGCCGCAGAGCCCCGATCACAGCGGACACATGGGGGAG ACCAGGATGAATGGCTCTTCCTCCGACGGCAGCTTCGAACAGACGGCCAAACCTGCGTTGGTCAGACAGAGCTCCAGGACTATATCCTTCAGG ATgatgaggaagaaagaagaggagagtgCGCCGCTGCAGAGGAG TGCGAGCGTGAGGACGGCCTACAAGATGTCTGAATCCAACACA GACCAAAATGAAGATGATGACAAATCATCGTCTTTCCAGAGAAA CTCCAAGCAGAGGATCTCATCCAGATCcatcaaggagaagatggagCGACTGGCTCAGGCTGCACAG AAGTCAGATGTAACGCGGTCTCCGGACGTGACCCAGAggaccctgttcctgctggACGAGGTGTCCAGGAAGAGAGGCCTCTttgagaaggagcagcaggcagCGAGCCCCACCAGCCCGGGAGTCTCCAGACAG GAATTTAGGAGCTTCAGATCAGGAATGTCTGACCGGATCAACCGCTGGCTCAACAAGACCAACGAAACGGGGTCCACACACAATCCCACT gaCTTGAGACATGTGGACATCATCAGTAAGAGGAGCCTGTTTGAGAGCAAAGACGAGGGCAGTGTGCCAAATAACAGCCGtggaaaaatctaa
- the tnni1a gene encoding troponin I, slow skeletal muscle: protein MFSIQRKPKISASRKLMLKSLMVAKAKEELEQEVVVKEEEKHNYLSERAPALNISSLSLAQLQDLCRELHSKIDVVDEERYDIEAKVMLNTREIKDLNIKVLDLRGKFKRPSLRRVRVSADAILRSLLGSKHKVSMDLRANLKSVKKEDTEKKRPVEDSDWRKNVEAMSGMEGRKKMFDAAKGPTQ from the exons ATGTTCTCCATCCAGAGGAAGCCAAAGATCTCAGCTTCAAGGAAGCTGATGTTGAAG AGTCTGATGGTAGCGAAAGCCAAGGAAGAATTGGAGCAGGAGGTTGTGgttaaagaggaggagaaacacaacTACCTGTCAGAGAGAGCTCCTGCACTAAACATCAGCAGCCTGAGCCTTGCACAGCTACAG GACCTCTGCAGAGAGCTCCACTCTAAGATCGACGTGGTAGACGAGGAGCGCTACGACATTGAAGCTAAAGTCATGCTCAACACACGTGAG ATTAAAGACCTGAACATTAAAGTGTTGGACCTCAGGGGGAAATTCAAGAGACCCAGTCTCCGTCGCGTCCGCGTGTCTGCCGACGCCATCCTCCGCTCGCTGCTGGGCTCCAAGCACAAAGTCTCAATGGACCTCAGGGCCAACCTCAAGTCTGTCAAGAAAGAGGACactgagaag AAGCGGCCGGTCGAAGACAGCGACTGGAGGAAGAATGTGGAGGCCATGTcagggatggagggaaggaagaagaTGTTCGACGCTGCCAAGGGTCCCACCCAGTGA
- the tnnt2a gene encoding troponin T type 2a (cardiac) isoform X1, giving the protein MRHSEEETTEGGEQAVEEEEVEEPEEEAADDEAVQEVDDPAAEDDANEEQDGEEEAEDEGEEAKPKFKPFIMPNLIPPKIPDGEKVDFDDIHRKRMEKDLMELQTLIEVHFESRKKEEHDIVHLKDRIDKRRAERAEQQRIRSERDKERQKRLEDERTRKEDEEAKRRADEDAKKKKTLTSLHFGGYMQKLTEKRSGKRQTEREKKKKILSDRRKSLDIENLSLDQLKEKAKELWEWMQQLEAEKFDLQYQITGQKYEVFATAHNGRSSNKAQGVMDLVEKTFACFLSCRSMC; this is encoded by the exons ATGCGTCACTCAGAAGAGGAGACTACTGAAG GAGGGGAGCAGgcggtagaggaggaggaggtggaggagcccgaggaggaggcggcagatGACG AGGCCGTGCAGGAAGTCGACGATCCCGCGGCAGAGGACGACGCCAATGAAGAACAAG atggagaggaagaagcggaggatgaaggag agGAGGCCAAACCGAAATTCAA GCCATTTATCATGCCCAACCTCATCCCTCCTAAGATCCCAGATGGAGAGAAGGTGGATTTTGAT GATATACATCGTAAAAGGATGGAGAAAGACCTGATGGAGCTCCAGACTTTGATCGAGGTTCACTTTGAGAGCAGAAAGAAGGAAGAACATGACATTGTTCATCTCAAGGACCGGATT GACAAGCGTCGCGCCGAGCGAGCAGAGCAGCAACGAATCCGGAGTGAGAGAGATAAAGAGCGACAGAAGCGCCTTGAG gatGAGAGAACTCgcaaggaggacgaggaggccaAGAGGAGAGCAGATGAGGatgcgaagaagaagaaaaccctcACCAGCCTCCACTTTGGAGGTTACATGCAGAAGTTG ACCGAAAAACGCAGCGGTAAGAGGcagactgagagagagaagaagaagaaaatcctgAGTGACAGACGCAAATCTCTGGACATCGAAAACTTGAGCCTGGACCAACTCAA GGAGAAAGCCAAAGAGCTGTGGGAGTGgatgcagcagctggaggccgaAAAGTTTGATCTGCAGTACCAGATCACCGGCCAGAAATATGAGGTGTTTGCTACAGCACACAACGGCCGTTCCTCAAATAAGGCACAGGGTGTAATGGACCTTGTTGAAAAAACGTTTGcgtgttttctttcttgcagATCAATGTGCTGA
- the tnnt2a gene encoding troponin T type 2a (cardiac) isoform X3, with translation MRHSEEETTEGGEQAVEEEEVEEPEEEAADDEAVQEVDDPAAEDDANEEQDGEEEAEDEGEEAKPKFKPFIMPNLIPPKIPDGEKVDFDDIHRKRMEKDLMELQTLIEVHFESRKKEEHDIVHLKDRIDKRRAERAEQQRIRSERDKERQKRLEDERTRKEDEEAKRRADEDAKKKKTLTSLHFGGYMQKLTEKRSGKRQTEREKKKKILSDRRKSLDIENLSLDQLKEKAKELWEWMQQLEAEKFDLQYQITGQKYEINVLRNRVSDHQKTSKRTKRGLRK, from the exons ATGCGTCACTCAGAAGAGGAGACTACTGAAG GAGGGGAGCAGgcggtagaggaggaggaggtggaggagcccgaggaggaggcggcagatGACG AGGCCGTGCAGGAAGTCGACGATCCCGCGGCAGAGGACGACGCCAATGAAGAACAAG atggagaggaagaagcggaggatgaaggag agGAGGCCAAACCGAAATTCAA GCCATTTATCATGCCCAACCTCATCCCTCCTAAGATCCCAGATGGAGAGAAGGTGGATTTTGAT GATATACATCGTAAAAGGATGGAGAAAGACCTGATGGAGCTCCAGACTTTGATCGAGGTTCACTTTGAGAGCAGAAAGAAGGAAGAACATGACATTGTTCATCTCAAGGACCGGATT GACAAGCGTCGCGCCGAGCGAGCAGAGCAGCAACGAATCCGGAGTGAGAGAGATAAAGAGCGACAGAAGCGCCTTGAG gatGAGAGAACTCgcaaggaggacgaggaggccaAGAGGAGAGCAGATGAGGatgcgaagaagaagaaaaccctcACCAGCCTCCACTTTGGAGGTTACATGCAGAAGTTG ACCGAAAAACGCAGCGGTAAGAGGcagactgagagagagaagaagaagaaaatcctgAGTGACAGACGCAAATCTCTGGACATCGAAAACTTGAGCCTGGACCAACTCAA GGAGAAAGCCAAAGAGCTGTGGGAGTGgatgcagcagctggaggccgaAAAGTTTGATCTGCAGTACCAGATCACCGGCCAGAAATATGAG ATCAATGTGCTGAGGAACCGAGTCAGCGACCACCAGAAAAC GTCCAAAAGGACCAAAAGAGGCCTGAGGAAATAA